The genomic stretch CGCCGCAGGTCGCGACCCTCCTGCACCTCCAGCTCGCGCGCCGGCACCAAGCCCTCGCCCTGCTTGGTCTCCACCACGACGCCGTGCGGCAGGTGCTTCACGACGGTGCCCTCGAGCACCGCGTCCTTGCTGGGGGGCGGGATGGCCGGGGCAGCCTCGGCCGCGGGAGCCGCCGCCAGCAGCGCCTTCATCGACAAGCCGATGCGCGCGCCGTGCTTCGAGCCCTCCTCGGGCAGCTCGATGGAGAGGACCTTCACCTCGACGCGCTCGCCGAGCGACAGCACGTCGTCCACGCGCTCGACGCGCCCACGCGTGATCTCGCTGATGTGCACGAGGCCCTCCACGCCACCCAGGTCGACGAACGCACCGAACTTCTGGATCGAGCTGACCGTGCCGCTGAGGATGGCCCCCTCCTTGATCTCGGTCAGGCGGGCGCGGCTGGCCTCGGCCTTCTCCTGCTCCAGCACCTTGCGGCGCGAGACGATCACCGAGCGCCCCTCCTCTTTGATCTCCAGCACGGCGAAGCGCGCGGTCTGGCCGACCAGCGGCTCGAGCTCTGCCACGTAGGACGTGCTCACCTGCGACGCCGGGCAGAACGCGCGCGTGCTGCCGACCGTCACCTCGAGCCCCCCCTTCTGCGCCTTGCTGAAGCGCCCCTCCACGGGCGTCCCGGTCTCGAGCGCCAGCTGCAGCTCGCGCACGTCGATGCCGCCGCCCGAGCCCATCGTGACGACCAAGAGCGGTCCGTCGTTGTGGTGTGGGTCCACCACCGTCGCCTCCAGCTCGTCGCCCACCTGCACGGTGAGTGAACCGTCCGGGCGCTGCAGCTCGAGGCGGGCGACGCGCGCGTCGGCTCGGCTGCCGAGGTCCACGAAGACGCTGTCGGCGCCGATGTGCACGACGCGCCCGCGCACGCGCTCCCCCTTGGTGAGGCGTCGCACGGACGTGGGGGCGGACTGCTCCATGAAGGACCGGAAGTCGTCGTTGCTGGACATGGTGCCGAGGGTTGCCGCCAAACGGGGTGGGTTTCAAGGCGCCGGGGGGTGCCGAGCCGCACGCAGCTGTAGTAGCGTGCCGTCCCCGCCCGTCAGCCGAGCGCTGCGCGAGCCTCGGAGACCGCATGACGAAGAGAGTGGAGGATCCCCCCCGCCGCCCCCTGGGCCCCCTCGACCCCGAGCGGGTCCGCTGCCGCCTCGAAGGCGACCTGCTCGCGCAGCTGGCGCGCACGTCCGACCTGGGGGCGCTCGCGGGCCGCGCCAAGGGCTTCGATGGCGCGCGGGTGCGTCGGGACCTGCTGGCGCGCTCCCTGCGGCTGTCGGCGGCGATGGCGCCCGCGGCCCACCGCATGCTGGAAGAGAGCGCGCGGGTGCTGGGGCTGGCCGAGGGCACGCAGCTCGAGCTGTATCAGTCGGCAGGACCCGAGAACGCCGCCATGCACTTGGTCGAAGCGCCCGTGCTCGTCGAGGTGCAGGGGCGGCTGCTCACGCAGCTGGACGAGGTCGGGCTGCTCTCGGTCTTCGGCCACGAGCTGGGGCACTACCTGGCGCACGGACCCGCGGGGACGCGTGGGGAGCAGCACTTGGCAGCGCGCGCGTTGGCCCGCAGCGGGGACGAGCAGGTCGCCTTCCTCGCGCAGCAGCTCGGCGTGGCGGCCGAGATCACGGCGGACCGCTTCGGCCTGCTGGCCTGCCAGGATCTCCCAGGCATGTTGCGCACGCAGATGTCGGTCACCACGGGGCTGCCCGTGAGCGCGCTCACCTGGGACACGGACGCCTACCTCGCGCAGTGCCGAGAGCTGATGGAGGCCTGCCTCGAAGGGGCGGACCAAGCGCGCAGCGGGACCCACCCCGAGCACCACCTGCGAGCCTACGCCGTGTGGCTCTTCAGCGAGAGCGACGTGTACCACGCGCTCACCGGCAAGGGTTCGGGACAGCGCCCCATCGCGGACGTCGAGGACACGCTCGCGACCATCCTCGGGCGACCCGAGCTGGACGTGGCGTACGACCCGCTCGAGGCGCCGCCCCTTGAGGTCTTCGAGTTCGCGCTGGCCGCGGCCGTCATCGTGGCCTGGGCCGACGAGGAGCTGGCGCCCGAGGAGTCGGAGCTGGTGGAGCGCATCTTCGCGCCGCTGGTGCCCGACTGGCAGACCTACCTGGACCTCGAGAGCGCGCGCGCGCGGCTGGCCCGTACGGCGCCCATCGTGCGCAGCGGCGGGGCCGACCTGGCCCGACGCGTGTTTCTGCTGCTGGTGCACATGCTGGGCGCGGACGGCACCATCGACGAGCGCGAGGTCGGCGCTGTGCTCGGCGTCGGCGTGGTGCTCGGACAGCAGGCGCTCTTCGAGCGTTGGATGGTGGCTGCGCTCGCGGCCCTGAAGGTGCACATCGTCATCTCGGACGTGGCGCCGCAGGTCATCCCGCTGCCGGCACGCCACGCCGACGTCCTCGACGCGCTGGATGCGTTCCTCGACGGCGTCTGCCGACGCGGAAGCGGGAGCATCGTATTCCGCCGACTGCTGCACTTGGTGGGGCAGTCGGAGCTGCACGAGGGAGCCGTGACCGCCATCGAGGGCGCGTTCGACGCGCGCCAGGTGCGCGTCGTTCCACCGCTGCGACACGCCCAGCTGGACGACGTGCTGCACCTGGAGGCGCCCCTCACGACCCACGACGACGACGACGACGACCAGGGTTCGGCGGCGCCAGACCCGTCGCGACAGCAGCTGGTGCGCGGCCTCTCGCGCCTGCGGGACCAGCTGATCTCGGGGGACGGGCGCAGTCCCTCCGTGCGGCTGCGAACGGTGCGCAACGAGCGCGGCTTCGACGTGGCGCGCCTCGACCGCATCTCCCTCGGGATGGGGGAGCGCGCGCTGACGCACGTGCGCGCGGGTCGCGTGGCGCGGCTGGTGGACGCCAGCGAAGCGGGCACGCACCGCGCGGCGGAGGAGTGTGGGGAGGCGCTCGACAAGCTCGACCGCGCACACCGCGATCGCGTCGAGGAGACGGGCTCGCACGACCTATACGTGGGGTATCCGTTCCTGACGGGTGCGGTGGCGCAGAAGACCGCGCTGGTGGCGTACCCGGTGCGCGGGCCCCTGCTGCTCTTCCCGGTGGACCTCGTGCGCGACAGCCGCGGCGCGCGCAGCTTCAAGCTGGCACCTCGCAAGGACGAAGACCCCATCGTCAACCAGTCGCTGCTGCGCCTGATGTTCAACAAGCTGCGCTTTGGCTTCCCCGATAGCCTGGCCGAGGAGCTGGACACGCTCGCCAGTGACCGCGAGGTGGGCCTGGGGGCCGTGCTCGCGCGCCTCGCCGAGCTGGGCGTCGACGTGCAGGTGCCGGGCGGCGCGCTGCGGTCGTTCGAGGAGCGGGCGGACATCGACCAGGGCGGACCACGCCTCGAGGTCGAAGAGGTGGCCGTGCTGGGACTCTTCCCGCAGTCCAGCTCGGATCTCCTGCAGGACTACGACGCCCTCATCCAGGAGCTGAGCGAGGGCAACACGCCGGTCCCGAACCTCTTGGCCTCGGCCACGGTGCTGTTGCCAGCAGCCCTGCGAGGACAACGCCTGCCTCCGCCCGCGCAGTCCGCGGCGCACCCCCTGATGGACGCCGACCCGGCCCAGCGCGAGGTGCTGAGCGAGTGCCTGAAGCACGAGGCGATGGTCATCGACGGTCCACCCGGGACCGGCAAGAGCCAGGTCATCGCGAACCTCGTGTTGGATGCCCTGCGCCGTGGGGAGCGCGTAGCGGTCGTGTGCGAGAAGCGGGCGGCCCTCGACGTCGTGTTTCAGCGCATCGAACGGCTCGGGCTGCGGCACGCGCTGGCGCTCGTGCACGACGTCCACGAGGACCGGAAGGCGCTCTACGCCCAGATCGCAGAGCGCCTGGACGGATTCACGCCGTTGACCTTCGACGTGGCCGCCGCCGAAGCGCTCCACCAGCAGCACGCGGCGACCGCAGGCGAGCTGGACGCGCGACGCGCGGCGCTGGCGTGGCGCGCCCCCGGCGCCACCCTCGGCGTGGGAGAGCTGCTGACCCTGCGGGCCGCGACTGCACCCGAGCCCGACGGCCCCCAGACGACGAGCGCACCGGACGCCCCCGCGGGACCGCTCCCGGAGTGGCTCGCGGGGCTCGACCTGACGACGCTCTCGGACGTGCTCGGGCAGGTGGTCGCGCTGCACGCCGAGCAAGAGTTCTGGGCGCCGGGCAGCCCGTGGCGCGCCGCGCCGGGCGAGCCCCCGCGCGCGACCCTCGCGAGCGCGGGGGACGCGGAGCTGCGCGCGCTCGTCACCCGCACGGAGGCTGCCATCGAGGCCGCCCGGCACTTCGCAGCGGCTCCCGCGGCCCTCGCGCCCGACGCACTGGACGCCGTGACGGACGTCCTCGCGGGCGAGCGTGACGTACGCGCTCTGCGATCGGAGGTACCCGACGGAGACGCGCTCTACGTGGCGGTCCGCGCGGCCGACGCGCTGGACGCCGCCGTCGACGACTTCGAGGACGCAGACGCCCAGCTCGCGCGCGAGCGCGCGGCGGTGGACGCGTGGGACGAGCCCGTGCTGCTGGAGCCCAGCGCAGAGCTAGTGGCCGCGCTCGCCGTGCTGCAAGGCTACGCGGGTCGCTTCGTGCGCTTCTTCGTGTGGGCGTGGTGGAGCGCCCGCTCGCGCGTCACTCGGAGCATGAGTCAGGTGTGGCCCGAGCGAGCGGGGCATCCGCTGGATGGGGCCTTCCTGGGTCAGCTGATGAGCCGCGTTCGTGCCGCGGGCGTGTGGCGGGCCGCGACGCACGCGATGGCGCACCTGCCGGGCGCCCCCCGTCTGCGGAACCGCCGCGACCTCGTCGCCTACCTGCCCGCCGCCGCGCGCATGATGGCGCACCAACGCATGCTGCGGAGGGCCGCGCCCCAGCTGGCCATGGCCCGGCTGCCCACGTCGCTGGGCGCCACCAGCCTCCCCGCCTGGGACGCCGAGGTGGCCGCGCGCGATGACGCGCACACCCGCCTCACCCAGCTGCGTGAAGCGGTGGTGGCGCTACGCCCCTACGCGCCGGGACTGAGCGCCGCCCCGAGCGCCGTCGAGCTCGAGGCCCTGCGCGACCGACTCGCGCGCGACGGGGCGCGCGTGGCGCGCTGCGACGGTCAGCTCGCGCGGGCCGAGCAGCAGCTCCCCGCGCTGCGCGCCGTGCTCGACGTCCTCGTCACCGCGCACCCAGACGCGGGTCCCGAGCGTTGGCGGCAAGCGCTGCTGCACGGCTGGGCGACGGCGCAGCTGACGCGGGCACATCGGCACCACCCCGCCCTCACGGACTACGGGACCCCCGAGAGCGACGAACGCAAGCAGGCCGCCATCGCGCGCCTCGCCACGCTCGACACGCAGCTCTCCGAGATCGAGACCGAGCGCGTGCTCGCCACGCTGGACCGGGCACCGCTGCTGAACGTCGCAGCGCCAGAAAAGCACAAGCGTCGCAGCGCGGCGCAGGCGGTGTGGGAGAGCCTCCTCAAGGAGACCCGCAAGAAGCGCAACCTCCTCGCGCTGCGCACCTTCGTGCGGCAGTTCGCGGACGAGGGCCTGCTCGACGTCGTGCCCGTGTGGCTGCTCTCCCCGGAGACCATGGCCATCTTGTTTCCACGCGAGCCCCTCTTCGACCTGGTGGTGTTCGACGAGGCGTCCCAGTGCACGGTCGAGTCGGGGCTGCCGGTCCTGCTGCGTGCAAAGCGCGTGGTGGTCGCGGGCGACGAGCAGCAGATGCCGCCCACCTCGTTCTTCCGCATGGGCGGGGGCGATGAAGAAGACGCTTCACGCAGCGATGCATCCAACGAGGCGGACCGCGCCGAGCGCGAGGTGCGCGACATGCTGACGTCCGAGTCGCTGCTGACCCTCAGCCGCAGCCGCGTCCAGCACACCGCGCTCTCGTGGCACTACCGCTGCCAGGACGAGTCGCTGATCGCCTTCTCGAACCACGCCATGTACGGAGGCGAGCTGCTGACGATTCCGTCCACGCACGCGACCGACGCGACCCCAGGCCTGCGCTTCGTGCACCTCGAAGACGGTGAGTACGACGGGGGCCAGAACGTCAAGGAGGCCGAGCGGGTCGTGACGCTGCTCGCCGAGCTGCTCGCGGAGGCCGCGCCGCCGACGCTCGGCGTGGTGACGTTCAACCTCAAGCAGCGCGCCGCGGTGCTGCAGGCCATCGAGCAGCGCGTCGCGAGCGACCGAGCGTTCGGCGAAGCATGGACGGCGGCCGAGGCCAACGAGCGCCTGGACGAGCGCCCGTTCGTGAAGAACCTGGAGGCAGTCCAGGGTGACGAGCGCGACGTGATCGTGTTCTCGCTCGCGCACGCGCCCGTGTCGCGCAAGAGACGCAGCGGGAGCACCGACCGCTACGTGCCCGCCCGCTTTGGTCCGCTGGGGCAGCGGGGAGGTGAACGGCGCTTGAACGTCGCCATCTCGCGCGCGAAGCAACGCTGCTACATCGTCTCCTCGTTCCTCCCAGACCTACTGAGCGTGGCAGGCTCCAGTCACCTCGGGCCACAGCTCTTCAAGCGCTACCTCGAATACGCCGACGCCGTCAGCCGCGGCGACGCAGCACGGGCAGAAGGGGTGCTGTCCCTGGTGCGGGAGACCCGCAGGAGCGGGAGCAGCAAGGTGCGCCCGCTCCCGGTCGCAGGCTACGTGCCCATCGCGACGCAGCTCGCGTTGGCGCTCGAGCGACGCGGCGTGCCGTACGAGCTCAACGTGGGGACCTCCGACTTCCGCGTGCCGCTCGCGGTCCTGAACCCATCCGACCCGTCGCGCTTCGCGCTCGCGGTGCTGCTCGACGAGTCCGGCGAGGGCTCGAGTTCGTTCGATCGGTTCGTCCACCGCCCGCGCGTGCTCGAGACGCGTGGCTGGCGTGTGCTCGAGGTGGACGCGGCCACGTGGGCGCACCGGCCCGAGGCCGTGGTGCAGCAGATCCTCGAGCGTGTGCCGGGAGCCGAGGGCGCGCTCCACACCCCCGCGTTCCGTTCGCGCCGAACCAGGAACCACGACGGCATCGAGCCCGCGACCAGCCCCCAGCCCGCCGCGCGTGCGCGTGCGCGTGACCCCCAGCGTGCGTCGGCCGATGAGCCTGCGCCGTCCCCGTCGCCGCGGGCCGATCTCCCTGCTTGGGCGGGGGGGATCCCAGACGCGACCTACCAGAACGCCGCCGTCCGCCTGCATGCCGCAGAAGAGCTCCCGCTCGCCGAGCTCACCCGCCTGGTCGGCGGCGCGCGAAGACTGCGCATCTTCGAGGCGGAGCTCGCGAGCTGGGGCGTGCCGTTTCGCATCGAACGCGTCGCGCGCGGTCGCTCCGAGTTCGTCTGCGTGGTTGCCTGATCATTCGGAAGCGGCGCCGAGGCACGCGCGAATCGGTGACGCCCGTCCGCCAGCCGCGCCGCCCGTGGATTCGCGACCACACGGTCAGCTCGGCGGCCCATTCGCGCGTTTCGGGTGGGCGCCGCGCCAGAGTTGTGTACTCTCGTCCGCACTCCTCCCCCAAGGGCCCTCATGTCGCTCGCGCCCGTCCCCCTCGAAGCTCCTGCTGAAGAACGTAGCAGCATGGTCGGGCGTCAGCTCGGCCGCTACGAGGTCCTGACGCGCCTGGCGTCCGGCGGCATGGCCGAGGTGTACATCGCGCGAGCGATCGGCGTGGCGGGGTTCGAGCGCCTCGTCGCCCTCAAGGTGCTGCACGGCAACCTCGCCCACGAGCGCGAGTTCATCACGATGTTCCTGGACGAAGCGCGCCTCGCCGCGCGCATCCGGCACCCGAACGTCGTGCCCACGCTGGACGTGCGCGACAGCGGCGGCGACGGTTTCTTCCTGGTGATGGACTACGTCGAGGGCGGACACCTGGGCACGCTCATCGGCACGGAGGCCCAGCAGCATCGGCGCCTCCCGGTCGACGTCGTGGCGCGCATCGCCATGGACGCGCTGGCCGGGCTGGCCGCAGCCCACACGCTGCACGACGACGCTGGCCAGCCGCTCAACCTCGTGCACCGCGACGTGTCCCCCCACAACCTCCTCGTCGGTGCAGACGGCATCTGCCGCCTGACCGACTTCGGCGTCGCCAAGGCCGAGATCCGCCTGTCTTCCACGCGCACGGGGCAGTTCAAGGGCAAGCTGGGCTACATGGCGCCCGAGCAGGCGGCGACTGGCACCACGGACCAGCGCTCGGATCTGTTCAGCATGGGCATCATCGTGTGGGAAGCGCTCACGGGCTGCCGGCTGTTTCGTGGGCGCAACAACGTCGAGACGCTGACGAAGATCCTGAACGAGCCCATCCCGGCGCCCTCGTCCCGCGCGCCCGAGCTCGCGCCCTTCGACGCCCTGCTCGCGCACGCTCTGCAGCGAGATCCGGCGCGCCGCTTCCAGAGCGCCGACGCGTTCATCGAGGCGCTCGAGTCGGTCATTCGCCCGTTGGGCGGGGCGGCCAGCTCTCGGTTGGTGGCTCAGCACGTCGCGCGCATCCTCGGCCCCGGGCTCGACGCGCAGCGCGCGGCGCTCAAGGCCGCTACCGAGGCACTCGGCCGCGCCCGCCTGGACGGCGAGTTCATGCCGGCTCCACGCGGGAGCCAGCCCGGCACCCCGCCGAGGCCACCCGAGCGCGAGTCGCTGACCCCGGCGCTCGATCCCGCCCTCGGCGAGGTCGTGGACGGTCGCTATCGCCTGGACATGGTGCTGGGCCAGGGCGGTCACGGGGTGGTCTACGGCGCGACGCACACCACGCTCCGCCGTCGCGTGGCGCTCAAGGCCTTGCGCGCCGACCTCAGCGGCTGCCCCGAGGCCGCGTCACGCTTCGAGCAGGAGGCGCGCTCGGTCTGCTCGCTGGGCCACCCGAACATCGTCGACATCATCGACTTCGGGCACCTGCCCGACGGGCGCTCTTACTTCGTGATGGAGCATCTGGACGGGCAGACGCTGCGCGCGCGGCTCCGCCAAGGCGCACTCGCCACGCCAGAGGCGATCCAGGTCGCGGGCCAGGTGGCCAGCGCGCTGTCGGCGGCACACGGACAGCGCGTGATCCACCGCGACCTCAAGCCCGAGAACATCTTCCTGCAGGCTCCCCAGGGGGGCCTCCCAGCCGAGGCGAAGGTGCTGGACTTCGGCGTGGCCAAGGTGGCCAGCGCGCCGCACAGCACCGACGAGAACGTGGTGTTCGGTTCGCCGCACTACATGTCCCCCGAGCAGGCGGCGGGGGACTCCGTCGACGGCCGCACGGACGTCTACGCGCTCGGCATCATCCTCTACGAGATGCTCACGGGCGTGGCGCCGTTCCGAGGCGACTCGTTCGTACACGTGTTGCATCAGCACGTGCACGCGCCACCGCCAGGACACCCACGCCTCACCCGCGACGAGCCCGTGCTCGGGAACATCATCCTGCGCGCGCTGGCGAAGGACCGCGAGCAGCGCTACCCCGACATGAACGCGCTGCTAGCCGACCTACCGCAGCTCGAGCGCCCATCGCACATCTCGGGCGTGGACCTCGTCGCCGCGCGCGTCACGCCCGCCGTGGCGGCCCCACCCGCGGCGGCCGCGCCAACGAAGAGTCGGTGGCGGACGATGGCCTGGGTGGGTGCCAGCGTCGTCGCGCTCGGCCTCCTCGCAACCCTCGGCGTGGTCGCCCTGCGTACGCTGGGCCCGGAAGCACAAGCCGCGTCACGAGGCGCGAGCGAGAGCATGGTGCCCACCTCGGGTTCCCCCGGCGCCCCCGATGCCCCAGCGCCCGAGAGCGCCCCGCCAGGCGGCGCCAGCGTTGCGGCCCTCCCAGCGCCCACGCCGAACGCAGCCCCGGGCGCAGACGCCAACGCAGGCTCCACGGCCAACACCCCGGCGCCCGCCGGAGCAAGCGCACACGTCGTCCAGATCCACAGCGACCCACCGGGCGCGATGGTCGAGCAAGACGGAGCGCTCATTGGCAACACGCCTCTCCCCTTCCACCTGCCCAGCGGGCACGTGGAAGCACGCCTGACGCTGACGCTGGCGGGACACCGCAGCGCCGTGGTCGCCGTGAGCGGAAACTCCCCCGAGCGCATCGACGTCACCCTCGCGCCCAGCAGCGGCAGCAGCAGCTCACGCTCGTCGCGCCACGGCGAGGCCGCGTCGCCAGCCTCCGCCCCCAGCGCGCAAGCCCCCGCCCCGAGCCCGCCCCCGACGTCCCCTGCGCCGCGTCCGAGCCCCGCGGTGAGCGTCGACGTCGTCGACCCCTGGAACCAGGGCAGACGCTGAGCACCCGCAGAAGCCCTCTCGCGCTGCGCTGAGCCTCTGACCCGCGGCTCGGAACCAACGACGCGAGCGCCTCTCGACATCCGTGCCCCGCGGACGAACCCTCATTCAGGCGAGCCTCCAGAGCCCCTACAGCGTCCCGCGGCCAGCGCCCGCGCTCAGGTGAGCCTTCCGCGCCCAAAGCGGACCTCACGAGTCCCGCGGAAACCTTCTCGCGCAGGTCGAGCCCAGAGACGTCACCGAGGGAGGGGGGAGCTCCGCAGCCGACACCCGGGGCCCCGCCCGACGTGGTGAGAACCGCGCCAGTATTGACCAACGGGTGAATTAATCCGAAACTGTGCACATGTTGGTCACTCAGCGGCAGTTCGAGTCGACGGTGAGCGCAGCCGCAGCCCAGGTCACGGACCCCCGAGCGGGGTTCCAAGGGCCCTCGAGCATGAGCTGGCGCATCGGCAAGGAGACCGTGATCTTCATGGGCGGGGGCTGTGCCGCCCTGCTGCAGCTGGCCCACCCCTACGTCGCCCACGGCGTGGATCAGCACAGTGAGACCCGCTCCGATCCGATCGGCCGCTTCAACCGCACGTTCCTGCACGTCTTCAACATGATCTTCGGCTCGCAGGCCGAGGCCCTCGAGTCCTCCCAGCGCGTGCGCGCCATCCACGACGCGGTCCACGGCCCCATCACCGAGAACGTCGGACGCTTCGAGCGCGGGCACCGCTACCGGGCGCACGATCACGACGCGCTCCAGTGGGTGCACGCCACGCTGATCCACACCGCGGTGCGCGTGTATGACCTGGCCGTCAGGCCCCTGTCGTGGGCCGAGCGCGACCAGTACTACCAAGAGTCCAAGAGCTTCGCGGCGCTGTTCGGTATCGAGCGCGGGCGCATGCCCGCCACGTGGACCGAGTTCGACGCCTACGTGAACGCCATGGTCGTGAGCGACACCATCCGCGTCGGCACCGCCGGGCGCGAGCTGGCGCAGTACCTGCTCACGCCCCCCAGCCAGGTGAGCAAGCCGTTCTTCGACTGGTACGTGCTCATGACCGCGGGCCTGTTGCCCGACTCGGTGCGCGCGCAGTTCGGCATGCGCTTCAGCGCGGAACACGAGCGCATCTACCACGCGTCGTTCCGCACGCTGAGGCACGTGGTGAAGGTGCTCCCGCCGCGCGTGCGCTATGTCCCCGCCTACCACGAGGCCAAGCGGCGCCTGGCCGGCAAGGAGGGCCCCGACGTCATCGGCCGCGCGCTGGAGCAGACCGTCCTGCGCGTGCTCGCGCCAGCCGCCTCCACGCCGCCGTCCATGTTCGAAGCCGCCGTGGGCAAGCACGCCCGCGCGGCGTCGCGCTGCCCGGTCGCCTAGCACGCCTAGCGCCCCGCTGGCGCCCCTGACGCGATGCCTCAGCAGCGCACCTGACGCAGGGGCTTACACCGGCCACGACCGCGCGTGTCCGCAGCGGAAGGTGCCGCTCAGGGCTCGAAGCCGTACGCCTCGAACACGTCGCGCAGCTCGGCGTAGACCTCGGCCTCCGTCAGGCCGTACTCCTCGAGCGAGTACGCGTGCTTGCTGGCGTGCGCGCGCTGACGGGACGTGGCCGCGACGAGCTTCGCGCGGAACGCGTCGTCCACGGGCTCGCCGAGCCGCTCGTACAGCGCTGCCACGGTCCCCTGCGGATCCGCGACCAGCTCGTCGTAGCGGATCACCACGAAGCGGTCGGCGGGGAGCTCGCGCTGTAGCGTGAGGGCGTAGCGCAGGTAGTCCATGCCGAAGCGCGCCAGCGCCTTGGCCTCGGGCGAGTCCTTCTGGATGTCCGGCGAGTGCGTCTTCCACGCCGCGTAGAACATGCTCAGGAAGCTGCCGAGCCCGTCGTACGGGTGCCGCACCAGGTACACGAAGGTGGCGTCCGGAAAGCGCCCCAGCATGGTCTTGATGCGCGGCGAGAAGAAGACGTTCTTGTTCAGGAAGCGGCGTCCGTTCCCCGACGAGAAGAGGATGCGACGCAGCGATCCGTCGTAGTAGTCCATCAGGCGCTCGCGCTCCTCGCGCGGGCACGCGTCGAGCCAGGCCAGGTCGCGCAGCTGCTCTGGGAAGGGCGAGAGCAGCATCGTCGTGGGCGTGTGCATGGCATAGACGAAGGTGCACTCGTCCTCCTCGGCCTTGTCGAAGCCCATCTCGTGGATGTCCTCCCAGCGACTCTCGAAGAAGAGCCAGTTGCCGAGGTCCACGGTGAGCTTGCGCAGCAGCCCGAAGAAGAAGCGCTGGTCGACCCAGCGGATGGCGGCCAGCAGCTTGTACACGACCACCGAGCCGAAGACCGTCTGGTAGAGCTTCACCGTCGTCCAGCGCGCTTCGTCGAGCGACAACAACCGGTGCAAGAGCGTGGTGCCGCTGCGCGGGTTGGCGAAGATGAACACGGGGCGCTTCACGCGCGTGCGACGCCAGGTGGGGAACAGCACGTCATCGAGCGCGTTGCAGGCGTAGTTGAACGCGAACAGCGCGAAGTAGAGCGGCGTGTAGATGGCCACGGCGAACGCCCGCCGCAGCGAGAAGCGCTGCGCGGTGAGGGTGAGCAGGCGCGCGACGGCCCCCGGCTGCAGCACGAGGTTGCCGCGCCCGCGGGGCAGTACGTCGCGCACGGCTGGCGTGGCCGCGAGCTCGAGAGAGTGGAGGCTGGGGCGCGAGGAGCCGCTGTCGAGGGGCTCGTGGGCGTGGGTGGTGGGGCTGGTGGTCATGGAGAGGCTCCCGGTCTAACGCCGAATTCCTGAACAAAAGCGTGGGTGCGCCGTGTTTTCCCGGCAACACGCTCCGGGTGAGCCGTCGTTCCTCCGGGGTGAACCGGCCGCTGCCGGAATGAACCGCCATTCATTTCGGGGTTGCAGCGCCGGGCAGGAGGTGGTGTCTTGGGGCCCATGGAACCCGTGCAGCCCAGCGACACCGACCCGTCCCCAGACCGCGTGCTCTACCAGCCCACCCCCGCCCGCGTCGCCGCGACGCAGATGGACGCGTTCCGGCGGCGCATCGAGGCCACCCACGGCGTCTCGCTCGCGGACAGCGTCGCGCTCCACGCATGGTCCGTCGCCAACCCAGGGCCCTTCTGGCGCGCCGTGTGGGAAGACAGCAGCGCGGTCGGTGAGCTGGGCGCGGTCGACCTGGAGCGGCCCGAGGCGATGCCCGGCGCGCGCTTCTTCCCAGAGGCGCGGCTGAACTTCGCGGAGAACCTTTTGCAGCGCACCGACGACGGCGTGGCCCTGATCTACGCCGACGAAACGGGCACCCGCGAGCGCGTGACCTTCGCCCAGCTGCGCACGCAGGTAGCCACCCTGGCGGCGGCCCTGACGGCAGCCGGCGTGACCAAGGGCGACCGCGTGGCCGGCTACGTTCCCAATGCCCCCATCGCGGTGCGCGCCATGCTCGCGGCGGCGAGCCTCGGGGCGACGTGGTCGTCGTGCTCGCCGGACTTCGGCTCCGCGGGTGTAGTGGACCGCTTCGGGCAGATCGAGCCACGCGTGCTGATCACGGTGCCGGGCTACGGCTATGGCGGGAAG from Sandaracinaceae bacterium encodes the following:
- a CDS encoding S1 RNA-binding domain-containing protein, coding for MSSNDDFRSFMEQSAPTSVRRLTKGERVRGRVVHIGADSVFVDLGSRADARVARLELQRPDGSLTVQVGDELEATVVDPHHNDGPLLVVTMGSGGGIDVRELQLALETGTPVEGRFSKAQKGGLEVTVGSTRAFCPASQVSTSYVAELEPLVGQTARFAVLEIKEEGRSVIVSRRKVLEQEKAEASRARLTEIKEGAILSGTVSSIQKFGAFVDLGGVEGLVHISEITRGRVERVDDVLSLGERVEVKVLSIELPEEGSKHGARIGLSMKALLAAAPAAEAAPAIPPPSKDAVLEGTVVKHLPHGVVVETKQGEGLVPARELEVQEGRDLRRAFPIGEVLQVVLLDAARGRLRFSAKKVSEVQARNDFRDYKTAQAGESTRGGGALAAALGKLSLDLPAAPSKEALARIAQQEQKAREARERELEQQRAREEALAAQAARTEQARQAQEREARAAASPLAAALDAALPTEGGAAGSAAASEDADGSASDGDEPKRRRVVRSYDLK